The following are encoded in a window of Peromyscus eremicus chromosome 12, PerEre_H2_v1, whole genome shotgun sequence genomic DNA:
- the Mis18a gene encoding protein Mis18-alpha, which translates to MLHEAVTPFCSSVSLCHCAGVKAAAGSQSSLVTSHLRAESSERIHAACLVLLSGLSSLCSGVAYIQSGSSIPTSGCSSASCVCNRQGKWSDPSLLEKRLSEDSRRHRLLQQWASMSSADAAEAEPEPCEEKAAAAAAAAGENPLVFLCSRCRRPLGDSLTWVTSQEDSNCILLRCVSSNVSVDKEQKLSKCEGEDGCILETLYCTGCSLRLGYVYRCTPKNLDYKRDLFCLSVEAIESYTLGSSEKQIVSEDKELLNLESRVEIEKSIKQMEDVLKALQTKLWEVESKLSFAGCCR; encoded by the exons ATGTTGCATGAAGCAGTCACTCCTTTTTGTTCCTCG GTTTCACTCTGTCATTGTGCGGGAGTCAAGGCAGCAGCAGGGTCACAAAGCAGCCTTGTGACATCACACCtgagagcagagagcagtgaaCGTATACATGCTGCCTGCTTGGTTTTGCTCAGCGGGCTTTCTTCACTCTGCAGTGGTGTTGCCtacattcagagtgggtcttctATCCCCACTTCAG GTTGCTCCTCTGCTTCTTGTGTATGTAACCGCCAGGGCAAGTGGAGCGACCCCTCGCTGCTGGAGAAGCGGCTCTCGGAAGACTCGCGCCGCCACCGGCTGCTTCAGCAGTGGGCGAGCATGTCGAGCGCGGACGCGGCGGAGGCGGAGCCCGAGCCGTGCGAAGagaaggcggcggcggcggcggcggcggccggggaGAACCCGCTCGTGTTCCTGTGCTCGCGCTGTCGCCGGCCGCTGGGCGACTCGCTCACCTGGGTGACCAGCCAGGAGGACAGCAACTGCATCCTCTTGCGCT GTGTTTCCTCCAACGTGTCTGTGGATAAAGAACAGAAACTGTCCAAGTGTGAAGGCGAAGACGGCTG CATTCTTGAGACTCTGTATTGTACAGGCTGCTCCCTCCGCCTTGGCTATGTGTACAGATGCACTCCCAAGAACCTAGACTACAAGAGGGACTTGTTCTGCCTCAGCGTTGAAGCCATTGAAAG TTACACTTTAGGGTCCTCCGAAAAGCAAATCGTGTCGGAAGACAAGGAGCTTCTCAATCtggaaagcagagttgaaatagagaAGTCTATAAAGCAG ATGGAAGACGTCCTGAAGGCCTTGCAGACGAAGCTGTGGGAGGTTGAGTCAAAACTGTCCTTCGCTGGCTGCTGCCGCTAA